Proteins co-encoded in one Oharaeibacter diazotrophicus genomic window:
- a CDS encoding bile acid:sodium symporter family protein — translation MLARLRIDPYLIALAATVALASVLPATGAAAPVVSTATDLAIALLFFLYGARLSPQAILAGITHWRLQSVILVSTYLLFPLLGLALAALVGGRVSGPLATGLVFVCLLPSTVQSSIAFTSIARGNVPAALCAASVSNMLGVVLTPVLVALVLHADAGFSLKAFRDIAVQLLLPFVAGQLVRPWLGPLLARHKKAIGYVDRGSILLVVYEAFGAGVVAGIWSEIGGADLAIVIAVDVVLLAVVLVATTFAARALGFSKADEIAIVFCGSKKSMASGIPMAGILFPAATVGLVVLPLMLFHQIQLFACAFLAQRYAARPAEEAPAEVVSGG, via the coding sequence ATGCTCGCCCGCCTCAGGATCGACCCCTATCTGATCGCGCTCGCCGCCACCGTGGCGCTGGCCTCGGTGCTGCCGGCGACCGGCGCGGCCGCGCCGGTGGTCTCCACCGCCACCGACCTCGCCATCGCGCTCCTGTTCTTCCTCTACGGCGCGCGGCTGTCGCCGCAGGCGATCCTGGCGGGCATCACCCACTGGCGCCTGCAGTCGGTGATCCTCGTCTCGACCTATCTGCTGTTCCCGCTGCTCGGCCTCGCCCTCGCGGCGCTGGTGGGAGGCCGGGTGTCCGGGCCGCTCGCGACCGGGCTGGTGTTCGTCTGCCTGCTGCCGTCGACGGTGCAGTCCTCGATCGCCTTCACCTCGATCGCGCGCGGCAACGTGCCGGCCGCGCTCTGCGCCGCGTCGGTCTCGAACATGCTCGGCGTGGTGCTGACGCCGGTGCTGGTGGCGCTGGTGCTGCACGCCGACGCCGGTTTCTCGCTGAAGGCCTTCCGCGACATTGCGGTGCAACTGCTGCTGCCCTTCGTCGCCGGCCAGCTGGTGCGGCCCTGGCTCGGCCCGCTGCTCGCCCGCCACAAGAAGGCGATCGGCTACGTCGACCGCGGCTCGATCCTGCTGGTGGTCTACGAGGCCTTCGGCGCCGGCGTCGTCGCCGGGATCTGGAGCGAGATCGGCGGCGCCGACCTCGCGATCGTGATCGCCGTCGACGTGGTGCTGCTCGCGGTCGTGCTGGTCGCCACCACCTTCGCGGCGCGCGCCCTCGGCTTCTCGAAGGCCGACGAGATCGCCATCGTGTTCTGCGGCTCCAAGAAGAGCATGGCGAGCGGCATCCCGATGGCCGGCATCCTGTTCCCGGCCGCGACCGTGGGTCTCGTGGTGCTGCCGCTGATGCTGTTCCACCAGATCCAGCTGTTCGCCTGCGCCTTCCTCGCCCAGCGCTACGCCGCGCGGCCGGCCGAGGAGGCGCCGGCCGAGGTGGTGTCCGGGGGCTGA
- a CDS encoding NAD(P)/FAD-dependent oxidoreductase — MEHVVVVGAGQAGAALVAKLRDLGYTGRITLIGDEASAPYQRPPLSKAYLLGKLDRERLLLRPEAFWTDRRVDLRVSTRVTAIRPAERVVEIGDERLGYDALVLATGARPLALPAAIGGDLRNVFTLRTLADVDRFEPEFRPGRRLLVVGGGYIGLEAAAVAAASGLHVTVLERAERILQRVASPQTAGHFRALHARHGVEILEGAALDRLEGDDAGTVRRARLADGRVLDVDLVVVGIGVAPATDLAAAAGLAIDNGIAVDALGRTSAPDVWACGDCASFPHDGRRIRLESVPNAIDHADTVAANLLGAEKPYVPKPWFWSDQFETKLQIAGLGTGYDRVVARPGGKEGAVSFWYYAGDRLLAVDAVDDARAFMAARRMIEAGHSPDPAAVADPAVDLKTLLPAGRP; from the coding sequence ATGGAGCACGTCGTCGTCGTCGGAGCCGGGCAGGCCGGTGCGGCCCTGGTCGCCAAGCTGCGCGACCTCGGCTACACCGGCCGGATCACCCTGATCGGCGACGAGGCGAGCGCGCCCTACCAGCGTCCGCCGCTCTCCAAGGCCTACCTGCTCGGCAAGCTCGACCGCGAGCGGCTGCTGCTGCGCCCCGAGGCGTTCTGGACCGACCGCCGCGTCGACCTCCGTGTCTCCACTCGCGTCACCGCGATCCGCCCGGCCGAGCGTGTCGTCGAGATCGGCGACGAGCGGCTCGGCTACGACGCCTTGGTGCTCGCCACCGGCGCGCGGCCGCTCGCCTTGCCGGCGGCAATCGGCGGCGACCTTCGCAACGTCTTCACCCTGCGCACGCTCGCCGACGTCGACCGCTTCGAGCCGGAGTTCCGTCCCGGCCGGCGGCTGCTGGTGGTCGGCGGCGGCTACATCGGCCTCGAGGCCGCCGCCGTCGCGGCCGCGAGCGGGCTCCACGTCACCGTGCTCGAGCGCGCCGAGCGCATCCTGCAGCGCGTGGCGTCCCCGCAGACCGCCGGCCATTTCCGCGCGCTCCACGCCCGCCACGGCGTCGAGATCCTGGAGGGCGCCGCGCTCGACCGCCTCGAGGGCGACGACGCCGGCACGGTCCGCCGCGCCCGCCTCGCCGACGGCCGCGTCCTCGACGTCGACCTCGTCGTCGTCGGCATCGGTGTCGCCCCCGCCACCGACCTCGCCGCCGCCGCCGGGCTCGCGATCGACAACGGCATCGCCGTCGACGCCCTCGGCCGCACGTCGGCGCCGGACGTCTGGGCCTGCGGCGACTGCGCCAGCTTCCCGCACGACGGCCGCCGGATCCGGCTCGAGAGCGTGCCCAACGCCATCGACCACGCCGACACCGTCGCCGCCAACCTGCTCGGCGCCGAGAAGCCCTACGTGCCGAAGCCGTGGTTCTGGTCGGACCAGTTCGAGACCAAGCTGCAGATCGCCGGCCTCGGCACCGGCTACGATCGCGTCGTCGCCCGCCCCGGCGGCAAGGAGGGCGCGGTGTCGTTCTGGTACTACGCCGGCGACCGCCTGCTCGCGGTCGACGCCGTCGACGACGCCCGCGCCTTCATGGCGGCGCGCCGGATGATCGAGGCCGGCCATTCGCCCGACCCCGCCGCCGTCGCCGACCCCGCGGTCGACCTCAAGACGCTCTTGCCCGCCGGCCGGCCCTGA
- a CDS encoding amidase: protein MIRDPLGAFVPGTACVVQATGDGPLAGTTFAAKDLFDVAGHVTGCGNPDWARTHAPAKRHAAAVKALLDAGSTLVGKAITDEISLGLVGRNRFEGTPLNPKAPDRVPGGSSSGSASAVAGGLVDTALGTDSGGSVRTPAAFCGLYGLRPTLGRISCEGMMLQSPTFDTCGWFAADGEMFARVGAVLLGAPIGGPAFSRMIVATDCFAIADEPVRAALAPAVARLAGAFASVVEAPLATGDILEWSAAQSLLQRAEFSATFAPFVEAAVPRFSIEVGTTLALAALIGEADLVGPKAFRAEATARMVDLLGDDGVICLPTTPILPPPRDEPFSALMRSVGRIVELTAIAGLTGHPQVNLPLADHGGIPVGLSLIGPKGSDERLVAFARDFPAA, encoded by the coding sequence ATGATCCGCGACCCCCTCGGCGCCTTCGTGCCCGGCACCGCCTGCGTGGTCCAGGCCACCGGCGACGGCCCGCTCGCCGGCACCACCTTCGCCGCCAAGGACCTGTTCGACGTCGCCGGCCACGTCACCGGCTGCGGCAATCCCGACTGGGCCCGCACCCACGCGCCGGCGAAGCGCCACGCCGCCGCCGTGAAGGCCCTGCTCGACGCCGGCTCGACCCTGGTCGGCAAGGCGATCACCGACGAGATCTCGCTCGGCCTCGTCGGCCGCAACCGCTTCGAGGGCACGCCGCTGAACCCGAAGGCGCCGGACCGGGTGCCCGGGGGCTCCTCGAGCGGCTCGGCCTCGGCGGTCGCCGGCGGCCTCGTCGACACCGCGCTCGGCACCGATTCCGGCGGTTCGGTGCGCACGCCCGCCGCCTTCTGCGGCCTCTACGGCCTCCGGCCCACCCTCGGCCGGATCTCCTGCGAGGGCATGATGCTGCAGTCGCCGACCTTCGACACCTGCGGCTGGTTCGCCGCCGACGGCGAGATGTTCGCCCGCGTCGGCGCCGTGCTGCTCGGCGCGCCGATCGGCGGGCCGGCCTTCTCGCGCATGATCGTCGCCACCGACTGCTTCGCCATCGCCGACGAGCCGGTCCGCGCCGCGCTCGCCCCGGCGGTCGCCCGGCTCGCCGGCGCCTTCGCGTCGGTGGTCGAGGCACCGCTCGCCACCGGCGACATCCTCGAGTGGTCGGCGGCGCAGTCGCTGCTGCAGCGGGCCGAGTTCTCCGCCACCTTCGCGCCCTTCGTCGAGGCCGCCGTGCCGCGCTTCTCCATCGAGGTCGGCACCACGCTGGCGCTCGCCGCGCTGATCGGGGAGGCCGACCTCGTCGGCCCGAAGGCGTTCCGGGCGGAGGCGACGGCGCGGATGGTCGACCTCCTCGGCGACGACGGCGTCATCTGCCTGCCGACCACGCCGATCCTGCCGCCGCCGCGCGACGAGCCCTTCTCGGCGCTGATGCGTTCGGTCGGCCGCATCGTCGAGCTGACCGCGATCGCCGGCCTCACCGGCCATCCCCAGGTCAACCTGCCGCTCGCCGACCACGGTGGCATCCCGGTCGGCCTGTCGCTGATCGGTCCGAAGGGCTCCGACGAGCGCCTCGTCGCCTTCGCGCGCGACTTCCCCGCGGCCTGA
- a CDS encoding amidase family protein — MTWDPIGGSLDFRTLHDAYRSGSLTPSAVVAAVYDRIAARGPDPAWTTLIPRERALAAAAALEASVAGPDDLPLYGLPFAIKDNFDVAGLPTSEACRANEHVATETDPNVRLLLEAGAIAIGKNNMDQFGMGLVGVRTDYGIPRCVFDPAYISGGSTSGGGVAVAAGLVSFALGGDAAGSGRVPAALNNIVGLKPTNGLVPFGRSAAGMGASHTVLTLTVEDNVRALQVLIRHDAGDPLSLPVAATTRLAISPPPERFRFAVPSRESRIFAGDDAAEALFDAAIARLEAMGGTAVPFDYALLHRAARMLYEDAFIARRYANLKPIFEACGDRFHPATRAVLSQALKYSAADVFVAQYELAGHRKYALALFDDVDVMVLPTTPTTFTVEELEERNVECNAIMGSYTNFVNLMEFCALAVPNGFRPDGLPQGLMFVGPSFADDRVLGFGAAWHRATGLTLGATGHPQP; from the coding sequence ATGACCTGGGACCCGATCGGCGGCAGCCTCGACTTCCGCACCCTCCACGATGCCTACCGTTCGGGCAGTCTGACGCCGTCCGCCGTCGTCGCCGCCGTCTACGACCGCATCGCCGCCCGCGGGCCGGACCCGGCGTGGACGACGCTGATCCCGCGCGAGCGCGCGCTCGCCGCCGCCGCGGCGCTGGAGGCGTCCGTCGCCGGGCCGGACGACCTGCCGCTCTACGGTCTGCCCTTCGCCATCAAGGACAATTTCGACGTCGCCGGCCTGCCGACCAGCGAGGCCTGCCGCGCCAACGAGCACGTCGCCACCGAAACCGACCCGAACGTCCGCCTGCTGCTGGAAGCTGGGGCGATCGCGATCGGCAAGAACAACATGGACCAGTTCGGCATGGGCCTCGTCGGCGTGCGCACCGACTACGGCATTCCGCGCTGCGTGTTCGATCCCGCCTACATCTCGGGCGGCTCGACCTCCGGCGGCGGCGTCGCGGTCGCGGCCGGCCTCGTCTCCTTCGCCCTCGGCGGCGACGCGGCCGGCTCGGGCCGGGTGCCGGCGGCGCTCAACAACATCGTCGGCCTGAAGCCCACCAACGGCCTCGTGCCCTTCGGCCGCTCCGCCGCCGGCATGGGCGCCAGCCACACCGTGCTGACGCTAACCGTCGAGGACAACGTCCGCGCTCTCCAGGTGCTGATCCGCCACGACGCCGGCGACCCGCTGTCGCTGCCGGTGGCGGCGACCACCCGGCTCGCGATCTCGCCCCCGCCGGAGCGCTTCCGCTTCGCGGTGCCGTCCCGCGAGAGCCGGATCTTCGCCGGCGACGACGCCGCCGAGGCGCTGTTCGACGCCGCGATCGCCCGGCTGGAGGCGATGGGCGGCACCGCGGTGCCGTTCGACTACGCCCTGCTGCACCGGGCCGCGCGGATGCTCTACGAGGACGCCTTCATCGCGCGGCGCTACGCCAACCTGAAGCCGATCTTCGAGGCCTGCGGCGACCGCTTCCACCCGGCGACGCGCGCGGTGCTGTCCCAGGCGCTGAAATATTCGGCCGCCGACGTCTTCGTCGCGCAATACGAACTCGCCGGCCACCGCAAATACGCCCTCGCGCTGTTCGACGACGTCGACGTGATGGTGCTGCCGACGACGCCGACGACCTTCACCGTCGAAGAGCTCGAGGAGCGCAACGTCGAGTGCAACGCGATCATGGGCAGCTACACCAACTTCGTGAACCTTATGGAGTTCTGCGCCCTCGCCGTGCCGAACGGCTTCCGGCCCGACGGGCTGCCGCAGGGGCTGATGTTCGTCGGCCCGTCCTTCGCCGACGACCGCGTCCTCGGCTTCGGCGCCGCCTGGCACCGCGCCACCGGCCTGACCCTCGGCGCCACCGGCCACCCGCAGCCCTGA
- the yjfF gene encoding galactofuranose ABC transporter, permease protein YjfF, with protein MNARHLPLLATIGVFLVAYALATLQFPNMASTRVVANLLTDNAFVGVAAVGATFVILSGGIDLSVGAVIAFTGVFLAVTIRAGLDPIAAFVLVLAITTAFGAVMGAMIHQLETPPFIVTLAGMFFARGACFLLTTDSVPIDHPTFAAIASWSWKIPSGGRLTLVGVVMLVTFVIGAVVAHRTRFGTAVYALGGNRQSAELMGVPVGRTTVAIYALSGFLSGLAGIVFALYTSAGYSLSATGVELDTIAAVVIGGTLLTGGVGTVAGTFVGVLIQGLIQTYVIFDGTLSSWWTKIVIGALLFAFILMQRGLLAAAARRRENARAGARVAAA; from the coding sequence GTGAACGCCCGCCACCTGCCCCTCCTCGCCACCATCGGCGTCTTCCTCGTGGCCTACGCGCTCGCCACGCTGCAGTTCCCCAACATGGCGTCGACGCGGGTGGTCGCCAACCTCCTGACCGACAACGCCTTCGTCGGCGTTGCCGCGGTCGGGGCGACTTTCGTGATCCTGTCGGGCGGCATCGACCTCTCGGTCGGCGCGGTGATCGCCTTCACCGGCGTGTTCCTGGCGGTGACGATCCGCGCGGGCCTCGATCCGATCGCCGCCTTCGTGCTGGTGCTCGCGATCACCACCGCCTTCGGCGCGGTGATGGGCGCGATGATCCACCAGCTCGAGACGCCGCCCTTCATCGTCACCCTCGCCGGCATGTTCTTCGCCCGCGGCGCCTGCTTCCTGCTCACCACCGATTCCGTGCCGATCGACCATCCGACCTTCGCGGCGATCGCCTCGTGGAGCTGGAAGATCCCGAGCGGCGGCCGGCTGACGCTCGTCGGCGTCGTCATGCTGGTCACCTTCGTAATCGGTGCCGTCGTCGCCCACCGCACCCGCTTCGGCACCGCGGTCTACGCCCTCGGCGGCAACCGCCAGTCGGCCGAGCTGATGGGCGTGCCGGTCGGACGCACCACGGTGGCGATCTACGCGCTGTCGGGCTTCCTGTCCGGCCTCGCCGGCATCGTCTTCGCGCTCTACACCTCGGCCGGCTACTCGCTGTCGGCGACCGGCGTCGAGCTCGACACCATCGCCGCCGTGGTGATCGGCGGCACCCTGCTCACCGGCGGCGTCGGCACCGTCGCCGGCACCTTCGTCGGCGTGCTGATCCAGGGCCTGATCCAGACCTACGTCATCTTCGACGGCACGCTGTCGAGCTGGTGGACCAAGATCGTGATCGGCGCGCTCTTGTTCGCCTTCATCCTGATGCAGCGCGGCCTCCTCGCCGCCGCCGCCCGCCGCCGCGAGAACGCCCGCGCCGGCGCGCGTGTCGCGGCGGCGTGA
- a CDS encoding ABC transporter permease translates to MTLARNLRGVGGALPQILTLAVVLAANWAVFPDFFDLRLQDGRLFGSLVDVLNRGAPVAILSIGMTLVIATRGVDLSVGAVMAIAGAVAATLAADGQPIFLVIGAALAAGLACGLWNGFLVAVLDIQPIIATLILMVTGRGIAQLVTEGQIVTFTDPALAAVAASSAFGLPMPVVIAVALALVAALLVRATALGLMIEAIGVNRLASAYAGVDARGVLMAAYATSGVAAAVAGLVVTADIRGADANNAGLWLELDAILAVVIGGTSLFGGRFSILLSLVGALVIQALNTGILLSGYPPEMNLIVKAVVITVILVLQSPAVRRLATFLKRSDAP, encoded by the coding sequence GTGACGCTCGCCCGCAATCTCCGCGGCGTCGGCGGCGCCCTGCCGCAGATCCTGACGCTCGCCGTCGTGCTCGCCGCCAACTGGGCGGTGTTCCCCGACTTCTTCGACCTCCGCCTCCAGGACGGCCGGCTGTTCGGCAGCCTCGTCGACGTGCTGAACCGCGGCGCGCCGGTGGCGATCCTGTCGATCGGCATGACGCTGGTGATCGCCACCCGCGGCGTCGACCTCTCGGTCGGCGCGGTGATGGCGATCGCCGGCGCGGTCGCCGCCACCCTCGCCGCCGACGGCCAACCGATCTTTCTCGTGATCGGCGCCGCCCTCGCCGCCGGCCTCGCCTGCGGCCTCTGGAACGGCTTCCTGGTCGCCGTGCTCGACATCCAGCCGATCATCGCGACGTTGATCCTGATGGTGACCGGCCGCGGCATCGCCCAGCTCGTCACCGAGGGCCAGATCGTCACCTTCACCGATCCGGCGCTCGCCGCCGTCGCCGCCAGTTCGGCCTTCGGCCTGCCGATGCCGGTGGTGATCGCGGTGGCGCTGGCGCTCGTCGCCGCCCTCCTGGTCCGGGCGACCGCGCTCGGCCTGATGATCGAGGCGATCGGCGTCAACCGGCTCGCCAGCGCCTATGCCGGCGTCGACGCCCGCGGCGTGCTGATGGCCGCCTACGCCACCTCGGGCGTCGCCGCGGCGGTCGCCGGCCTCGTCGTCACCGCCGACATCCGCGGTGCCGACGCCAACAACGCCGGCCTCTGGCTCGAGCTCGACGCCATCCTGGCGGTCGTGATCGGCGGCACCAGCCTGTTCGGCGGCCGCTTCTCGATCCTGTTGTCGCTGGTCGGCGCCCTCGTCATCCAGGCGCTCAACACCGGCATCCTGCTGTCGGGCTATCCGCCCGAGATGAACCTGATCGTCAAGGCGGTCGTCATCACCGTCATCCTGGTGCTGCAGTCGCCGGCGGTGCGCCGCCTCGCCACCTTCCTGAAGCGGAGCGACGCGCCGTGA
- the ytfR gene encoding galactofuranose ABC transporter, ATP-binding protein YtfR translates to MDPTPALLEIRGLAKSFPGVKALDRVDFTLRAGEIHALLGENGAGKSTLIKVMTGVHRRDGGEVRLDGVAIDPADTADAQRHGIGTVYQEVNLLPNLTVAENLFLGRQPTRLGFVDGRRMRRDAAALLAEYGLAVDPDSVLGEHSVAVQQIVAIARAVDLSGKVLVLDEPTASLDAGEVQVLFQTVRRLAARGIGVVFVTHFLDQVFEICDRATVLRNGRLVGERRIAELSRLDLVTMMLGRELAEETMIRHRGTRTAAEPFLSLAGYGRRAFVQPLDLEIRPGEVVGVAGLLGSGRTETAKLVFGVKEADSGSATVDGRRVRIASPRAAAALGFGFCPEDRKTEGIVGDLGVRENIVLALQARRGWLRPIPRREAEAIAARFVRLLDIRTSDVDKPIRLLSGGNQQKALLARWLATEPRFLILDEPTRGIDVGAHAEIIRLIEKLCDDGLALMVISSEIDEIVAYSDRVVVMRDRAKVGELAGADVSVEGIVRAIAGEARP, encoded by the coding sequence ATGGACCCGACCCCGGCGCTGCTCGAGATCCGCGGCCTCGCCAAGAGCTTTCCCGGCGTCAAGGCGCTCGACCGGGTCGACTTCACGCTGCGCGCCGGCGAGATCCACGCCCTCCTCGGCGAGAACGGCGCCGGCAAGTCGACGCTGATCAAGGTGATGACCGGCGTCCACCGCCGCGACGGCGGCGAGGTCCGCCTCGACGGCGTCGCGATCGACCCGGCCGACACCGCCGACGCCCAGCGCCACGGCATCGGCACGGTCTACCAGGAGGTCAACCTGCTGCCGAACCTGACGGTGGCGGAGAACCTCTTCCTCGGCCGCCAGCCGACCCGGCTCGGCTTCGTCGACGGCCGCCGGATGCGCCGCGACGCCGCCGCGCTGCTCGCCGAATACGGCCTCGCGGTCGATCCCGACAGCGTGCTCGGCGAGCACTCGGTCGCGGTCCAGCAAATCGTGGCGATCGCCCGCGCCGTCGACCTCTCCGGCAAGGTGCTGGTGCTCGACGAGCCCACCGCCAGCCTCGACGCCGGCGAGGTCCAGGTGCTGTTCCAGACCGTGCGCCGGCTCGCCGCCCGCGGCATCGGCGTCGTCTTCGTCACCCACTTCCTCGACCAGGTCTTCGAGATCTGCGACCGCGCCACCGTGCTGCGCAACGGCCGGCTCGTCGGCGAGCGCCGGATCGCCGAGCTCTCCCGGCTCGATCTCGTCACCATGATGCTCGGCCGCGAGCTCGCCGAGGAGACCATGATCCGCCACCGCGGCACCCGCACCGCCGCCGAGCCGTTCCTCTCGCTCGCCGGCTACGGCCGGCGCGCCTTCGTGCAGCCGCTCGACCTCGAGATCCGGCCCGGCGAGGTGGTCGGCGTCGCCGGCCTGCTCGGCTCGGGCCGCACCGAGACCGCCAAGCTGGTGTTCGGCGTCAAGGAGGCCGACAGCGGCAGCGCCACCGTCGACGGCCGGCGCGTTCGGATCGCCTCGCCGCGCGCCGCGGCCGCGCTCGGCTTCGGCTTCTGCCCGGAGGACCGCAAGACCGAGGGCATCGTCGGCGACCTCGGCGTGCGCGAGAACATCGTGCTCGCCCTCCAAGCCCGGCGCGGCTGGCTGCGGCCGATTCCGCGCCGCGAGGCCGAGGCGATCGCCGCCCGCTTCGTGCGCCTCCTCGACATCCGCACCTCCGACGTCGACAAGCCGATCCGCCTGCTCTCCGGCGGCAACCAGCAGAAGGCGCTGCTCGCCCGCTGGCTCGCCACCGAGCCGCGCTTCCTGATCCTCGACGAGCCGACCCGCGGCATCGACGTCGGCGCCCACGCCGAGATCATCCGCCTGATCGAGAAGCTGTGCGACGACGGCCTCGCGCTGATGGTGATCTCCTCGGAGATCGACGAGATCGTCGCCTATTCCGACCGCGTCGTGGTGATGCGCGACCGCGCCAAGGTCGGCGAACTCGCCGGCGCCGACGTCTCGGTCGAGGGCATCGTCCGCGCCATCGCCGGGGAGGCCCGCCCGTGA
- the ytfQ gene encoding galactofuranose ABC transporter, galactofuranose-binding protein YtfQ, which translates to MTLRTLLAGASLLACLLGAGAAAAEDKLTIGFSQIGSESGWRAAETSVSKIEAEKRGIDLKIADAQQKQENQIKAIRNFIAQGVDAIFVAPVVATGWDDVLAEAKDAEIPVVLLDRTIDTKDDSLYLTAVTSDTVHEGAVAGEWLAKTVGDKPCNIVELQGTVGSSPAINRKKGFDEAIASHANLKIIRSQTGDFTRTKGKEVMESFIKAENGGKNICAVYAHNDDMQIGAIQAIKEAGLKPGTDILMVSIDAVPDIFKAMSEGEANATVELTPNMAGPAFDVIAAYKKDGTMPPKWIQTESRLYLPDTAKEEYERRKGLGY; encoded by the coding sequence ATGACACTCAGGACCCTGCTCGCCGGGGCGAGCCTGCTCGCCTGCCTGCTCGGCGCCGGCGCGGCCGCCGCCGAGGACAAGCTGACCATCGGCTTCTCGCAGATCGGCTCGGAGTCCGGCTGGCGCGCCGCCGAGACCTCGGTCTCCAAGATCGAGGCCGAGAAGCGCGGCATCGATCTCAAGATCGCCGACGCGCAGCAGAAGCAGGAGAACCAGATCAAGGCGATCCGCAACTTCATCGCCCAGGGTGTCGACGCCATCTTCGTCGCCCCCGTGGTCGCCACCGGCTGGGACGACGTGCTCGCCGAGGCCAAGGACGCCGAGATCCCGGTCGTGCTGCTCGACCGCACCATCGACACCAAGGACGACAGCCTCTACCTGACCGCCGTCACCTCCGACACCGTGCACGAGGGCGCGGTCGCCGGCGAGTGGCTGGCGAAGACGGTCGGCGACAAGCCCTGCAACATCGTCGAACTGCAGGGCACCGTCGGCTCCTCGCCGGCGATCAACCGCAAGAAGGGCTTCGACGAGGCGATCGCCTCGCATGCCAACCTGAAGATCATCCGCTCCCAGACCGGCGACTTCACCCGCACCAAGGGCAAGGAGGTCATGGAGAGCTTCATCAAGGCCGAGAACGGCGGCAAGAACATCTGCGCCGTCTACGCCCACAACGACGACATGCAGATCGGCGCCATCCAGGCGATCAAGGAAGCCGGCCTGAAGCCGGGCACCGACATCCTGATGGTCTCGATCGACGCCGTGCCGGACATCTTCAAGGCGATGTCGGAGGGCGAGGCCAACGCCACCGTCGAGCTGACCCCGAACATGGCCGGCCCGGCCTTCGACGTCATCGCCGCCTACAAGAAGGACGGCACGATGCCGCCGAAGTGGATCCAGACCGAGAGCCGGCTCTACCTGCCGGACACGGCCAAGGAAGAGTACGAGCGCCGCAAGGGCCTCGGCTACTGA
- a CDS encoding LysR family transcriptional regulator → MADEDDAEALPVHGRMPGPLRDRLVRKGLRLTHLRLLAALEATGQMSAAAAMLAISQPAASRCAAELEEIAGAKLYERHARGISLTLYGRMMARRARAVFREIAEADGEIARLKAGLMGEVRVGAVTGAAVEFVLPAIKAARLTHPQVDFSVVVDTSDNLITALDAGRVDFFLGRIPPTHDHRYYFTRLAGDEPISLVVREGHPLIRRREIDLMACAECDWVMQPPGGLLRRSVEAYLAERMVPLPKVVLATASQFLTLLAITELDAIAPLSRSVVEFVRGEASLHGRVLALPVAGDLAVPPYAIAKLAGHALSPAAQMLFDDINGRF, encoded by the coding sequence ATGGCGGATGAGGACGACGCCGAAGCCCTGCCGGTGCACGGCCGGATGCCGGGTCCGCTGCGCGATCGACTGGTGCGCAAGGGGCTCCGGCTCACCCACCTGCGCCTGCTCGCCGCCCTGGAGGCGACCGGGCAGATGAGCGCAGCGGCGGCGATGCTGGCGATCTCGCAGCCGGCGGCCTCGCGCTGCGCCGCCGAGCTCGAGGAGATCGCCGGCGCCAAGCTCTACGAGCGCCACGCCCGCGGCATCTCGCTGACGCTCTACGGCCGGATGATGGCGCGGCGCGCCCGCGCCGTGTTCCGCGAGATCGCCGAGGCCGACGGCGAGATCGCCCGCCTCAAGGCCGGGCTGATGGGCGAGGTCCGCGTCGGCGCCGTCACCGGCGCGGCGGTGGAATTCGTGCTGCCGGCGATCAAGGCGGCGCGGCTCACCCATCCGCAGGTCGACTTCAGCGTCGTCGTCGACACCTCCGACAACCTGATCACCGCGCTCGACGCCGGCCGGGTCGACTTCTTCCTCGGCCGCATCCCGCCGACCCACGACCACCGCTACTATTTCACCCGCCTCGCCGGCGACGAGCCGATCTCCCTGGTGGTGCGCGAGGGCCATCCGCTGATCCGCCGCCGCGAGATCGACCTGATGGCCTGCGCCGAATGCGACTGGGTGATGCAGCCGCCGGGCGGGCTCCTGCGCCGCAGCGTCGAGGCCTATCTCGCCGAGCGGATGGTGCCGCTGCCCAAGGTGGTGCTCGCCACCGCCTCGCAGTTCCTCACCCTGCTCGCGATCACCGAGCTCGACGCCATCGCGCCCTTGTCGCGCTCGGTGGTCGAATTCGTCCGCGGCGAGGCCAGCCTGCACGGCCGCGTCCTCGCGCTCCCCGTCGCCGGCGACCTCGCCGTGCCGCCCTACGCCATCGCCAAGCTGGCGGGACACGCGCTGTCACCGGCCGCGCAGATGCTGTTCGACGACATCAACGGGCGGTTTTGA